The following are from one region of the Oncorhynchus kisutch isolate 150728-3 unplaced genomic scaffold, Okis_V2 scaffold1795, whole genome shotgun sequence genome:
- the LOC109885531 gene encoding TGF-beta-activated kinase 1 and MAP3K7-binding protein 1: MASQRRQMMQSHQSWTDDLPLCQMCGVGTAPNCTYGPDGKDTQSHPNEDGHFRFRGEEGCFLYGVFNGFDGSRVSSFVSQCLTAELLLGQLKSTHTDSDVRRILSQAFDVVEKSYFETIGDALAEKATIISQLPEGVSFHQLSPQSQKLSERLKDLEQEVSGGATAVVALIHNNKLYIANVGTNRALLCKSTSDGQNQVIQIGRPHTTENEDELQRLAGLGLDVSGLRQAALIAGQSSTRRIGDYRVKYNYTDIDLLSAAKNKPIIAEPEIQASQSLEGVTGFLLLMSEGLIKALESAHGPEQANQEMVAMVAAELAQQGSLEAVAQSVVERVKRLHHDVYASGRQRASHCSRHEDMTLLIRTLNYTLADGALTPTQGGRIYPVSVPYSNCPSSTSKTSVTLSLVMPSQGGTLTNGTNTASTLEEGTPTHTPGQSPTTTLHSTNNQTTQSSSSSSGDGGSLFRQRGSQAVQPDETGRVPPYVDFTQFYRLWGSDHGDFLGTQGASAGLGPQ; this comes from the exons ATGGCGTCTCAGCGTCGGCAAATGATGCAAAGC CATCAGAGCTGGACAGATGACCTGCCCCTGTGTCAGATGTGCGGGGTGGGAACAGCCCCCAACTGTACCTACGGACCCGATGGAAAGGACACCCAGAGCCACCCCAACGAGGACGGACACTTCAGGTTCAG AGGTGAGGAAGGCTGTTTCCTGTATGGAGTGTTTAATGGGTTTGATGGGAGCAGAGTGTCCAGCTTCGTCTCTCAGTGTCTGACAGCAGAACTGCTTCTGGGACAGCTCAAgtctacacacactgactctgaTGTCCGCAGAATTCtctcacag GCCTTCGACGTTGTAGAGAAGAGTTACTTTGAGACCATCGGTGACGCTCTTGCAGAGAAGGCTACTATTATATCCCAACTACCTGAG GGAGTATCGTTCCACCAGCTCTCCCCCCAGAGTCAGAAGCTTTCTGAGAGGCTGAAGGACCTGGAGCAGGAAGTGTCTGGTGGAGCTACCGCTGTTGTGGCTCTGATACACAACAACAAGCTCTACATTGCCAACGTGG GTACCAACCGGGCCCTGCTGTGTAAGTCAACCAGCGATGGTCAGAACCAGGTGATCCAGATTGGACGACCTCACACCACAGAGAACGAGGACGAGCTCCAGAGACTGGCTGGGCTGG gTCTTGATGTGTCTGGTCTTCGTCAGGCGGCTCTGATAGCTGGTCAGAGCAGCACCAGGAGGATTGGAGACTACAGGGTTAAATATAACTACACAGATATAGATCTGTTGAG CGCCGCCAAGAACAAGCCAATCATAGCAGAGCCGGAGATCCAGGCCAGCCAATCGTTAGAGGGTGTGACGGGCTTCCTGTTGCTGATGTCAGAGGGGCTCATCAAAGCCCTGGAGTCCGCCCACGGACCTGAACAGGCCAATCAG GAGATGGTAGCGATGGTAGCAGCAGAACTAGCCCAACAGGGAAGCCTAGAGGCCGTGGCCCAGTCGGTGGTGGAGCGGGTCAAGCGGCTACACCACGATGTCTACGCCAGCGGACGCCAGAGAGCGTCCCACTGCTCCCGTCACGAAGACATGACGCTGCTGATACGCACACTCAACTACACGCTGGCCGACGGCGCGCTCACACCCACACAGG GTGGTCGTATCTACCCAGTGTCGGTGCCCTACTCCAACTGCCCCAGCAGCACCAGTAAGACCAGCGTCACCCTCTCCCTGGTCATGCCCTCTCAGGGGGGTACCCTCACCAACGGGACCAACACAGCCTCTACTCTGGAGGagggcacacccacacacacacctgg CCAGAGTCCCACCACCACGCTCCATTCCACCAATAACCAGACCACCCAGAGCTCCAGCTCTTCTTCAGGAGACGGAGGCAGCCTCTTCAG ACAGCGTGGCAGCCAGGCGGTGCAGCCAGACGAGACGGGACGGGTCCCTCCCTATGTTGACTTCACCCAGTTCTACCGGCTGTGGGGGTCGGACCACGGAGACTTCCTGGGGACACAGGGGGCCTCAGCTGGGCTGGGGCCTCAGTGA